The Sesamum indicum cultivar Zhongzhi No. 13 linkage group LG6, S_indicum_v1.0, whole genome shotgun sequence genome has a segment encoding these proteins:
- the LOC105163025 gene encoding uncharacterized protein LOC105163025 codes for MEYSNSKAKDVVVDIESGDASHGANVKRDPVSSKAKKSLNRLVGGILGYNKSAESEPSIKADASSAGGLVEDPHETTALLADNNPGQQPCQGLFPLAEKDHEKERRKAGKVKKAPKPPRPPKGPSLDAADMRLIKEISKIAMKKRERIERLKAYKKMKAARLPPPSSSSSSSFSPSSGGTISAMVITILFILVLIFQGLGSLGSSNLALTEAPQPAPETTDLSPIQLYKTVMSDDGAASSFLPPKSNN; via the exons ATGGAATATAGCAACTCAAAAGCAAAAGACGTCGTAGTTGATATTGAGAGTGGTGACGCAAGTCATGGAGCTAATGTCAAAAGAGATCCCGTTTCGAGTAAGGCGAAGAAATCATTGAACAGGCTTGTTGGTGGGATTTTGGGATACAATAAATCAGCCGAAAGTGAGCCCAGCATAAAGGCAGATGCCAGTTCTGCTGGAGGATTGGTTGAGGATCCACATGAGACGACGGCATTGTTGGCGGATAACAATCCAGGACAGCAGCCGTGTCAGGGGCTTTTTCCGCTTGCTGAAAAGGACcatgagaaagagagaaggaaGGCTGGAAAAGTTAAAAAGGCTCCCAAACCGCCTCGGCCTCCTAAAGGTCCCTCCTTGGATGCTGCTGACATGAGGTTGATCAAAGAGATTTCTAAGATTGCTATGAAGAAGCGGGAGAGGATTGAACGTCTTAAAGCATATAAGAAGATGAAAGCAGCTAGATTGCCGCCaccctcatcatcatcatcgtcgtCATTTTCACCATCTTCTGGTGGCACTATATCGGCCATGGTCATCACGATTCTCTTTATTCTTGTGCTAATCTTCCAAG GGCTTGGTTCCCTCGGTAGTTCAAATTTGGCACTCACGGAGGCTCCTCAACCAGCACCAGAGACAACAGACTTGTCGCCTATCCAGCTTTACAAAACTGTTATGTCGGATGATGGTGCTGCATCAAGTTTTCTGCCACCCAA ATCTAACAACTAG
- the LOC105163026 gene encoding Werner Syndrome-like exonuclease: MASNKYVISFSGVRIETTVTDKAASVTNWVQEVLSMYGGQSIIVGLDCEWKPNSYALENNKIATLQLCADTKCLILQLFYLDFIPQSLKNFLVHPSVTFVGVGVEDDAYKLQKEYGLVCPAVTDIQEMAMASHPLEFIRRPGLKDLASWFVGLNMAKPIHVCRSNWEARNLSLDQIEYACIDAYASYRIGRKLLNGR, encoded by the coding sequence ATGGCCTCAAACAAATATGTGATTTCATTCTCAGGCGTTAGAATTGAAACGACGGTAACGGACAAGGCAGCCAGCGTCACCAACTGGGTGCAGGAAGTGCTTTCCATGTACGGTGGACAAAGTATCATAGTCGGCCTGGACTGCGAGTGGAAGCCCAACTCCTACGCCTTGGAGAACAACAAAATTGCAACACTCCAGCTCTGCGCGGACACCAAGTGTCTCATCCTCCAACTCTTTTACTTGGATTTCATTCCTCAGTCCCTCAAGAATTTCTTGGTTCATCCCAGTGTCACGTTTGTTGGAGTTGGAGTTGAGGATGATGCGTACAAGCTTCAGAAAGAGTATGGGCTGGTTTGCCCTGCTGTGACTGACATTCAAGAAATGGCTATGGCAAGTCACCCATTGGAATTCATTCGTAGGCCGGGGCTGAAGGACCTGGCTAGCTGGTTTGTGGGGCTTAACATGGCTAAGCCCATTCATGTTTGTCGGAGCAATTGGGAAGCTAGGAACTTGAGTCTGGACCAGATTGAGTATGCTTGTATTGATGCTTATGCTTCTTACAGGATTGGCCGTAAGCTTCTCAATGGACGTTGA
- the LOC105163027 gene encoding flowering time control protein FCA yields MDRHGGERRADHLATTSSFPTDSAHYYHDFRQDHLHGAHHYHQPDHRHHHNLNSEQNASTGYHLNASSNHSLPLSGQKRLLSHPNGVDCGGFVKLYVVGIPREATEQDIGAVFGEYGHILEVVLLKDKRTGLQQECCFVKYATIEQAERAIGAFHSQYTFPGALIPIKVKYADGERERLGSFGAHVHKLYVGCLNRQSSKWEIEEIFSPFGVIEEIFIVRDEFKQNRGCAFVQFSSRHMAAAAIQALHGKFVMRGCDQPLIVRFADPKKPRIGDSRPAPYMNDPSNGPMQSNEKQHVKSSHSGCKTTTITSNGTTPVSHACDSVAEIEHTIECDWSEHVSPDGDLYYYNCVTCESRWEKPEEYALYEQELDNFEDQQQQLQESKLHVHSSPEVSEAQKA; encoded by the exons ATGGACAGACACGGAGGGGAGAGGCGCGCCGATCACTTAGCTACCACGTCATCTTTTCCTACCGACAGTGCCCACTACTATCACGACTTTCGCCAAGACCACTTGCACGGCGCCCATCACTACCACCAACCCGACCACCGTCACCACCATAATTTGAACAGCGAGCAGAATGCTTCAACTGGTTACCACCTCAACGCCAGCTCCAATCACTCGCTTCCCCTTTCGGGCCAGAAGAGACTACTTTCTCACCCTA ACGGTGTTGACTGTGGCGGTTTTGTGAAGCTATACGTGGTAGGAATTCCAAGAGAAGCTACTGAACAAGAT ATTGGCGCTGTATTTGGAGAATATGGACACATTCTTGAGGTTGTTCTTCTCAAGGATAAACGGACCGGTTTACAGCAGG AGTGCTGCTTTGTGAAGTATGCAACCATAGAGCAAGCTGAACGAGCTATTGGTGCATTTCACAGTCAATATACTTTTCCTGGG GCATTGATTCctataaaagttaaatatgcAGACGGGGAACGCGAACGCCTTG GGAGCTTTGGTGCACATGTCCACAAATTGTATGTTGGCTGCTTGAATAGACAATCTTCAAAATGGGAAATTGAAGAA ATATTTTCGCCATTTGGTGTTATTGAAGAGATTTTCATTGTCCGGGATGAATTCAAGCAAAACCGAG GATGTGCATTCGTCCAATTTTCTTCTAGACATATGGCAGCTGCTGCAATTCAGGCTTTACATGGAAAATTTGTGATGAGA GGATGTGATCAACCGCTGATAGTTCGGTTTGCAGATCCCAAGAAGCCAAGGATAGGGGATTCAAG GCCTGCTCCATATATGAATGATCCTTCTAATGGGCCTATGCAATCTAATGAAAAACAACACGTGAAG TCTTCACATTCAGGATGCAAGACGACAACAATTACAAGCAATGGTACTACACCTGTGTCTCATGCATGTGATTCAGTTGCCGAGATAGAACACACTATAGAATGTGACTGGAGCGAGCATGTCTCACCTGATGGAGActtgtattattataattgtgtAACATGTGAAAGCAGA TGGGAGAAGCCTGAGGAGTATGCACTTTATGAACAAGAACTGGACAATTTTGAAGACCAGCAACAACAGCTGCAGGAATCAAAACTACACGTCCATTCTTCCCCAGAGGTGTCTGAAGCACAAAAGGCATAG
- the LOC105163028 gene encoding probable WRKY transcription factor 23: MELLEYGEAEKSSSSLGFMELLSMQDFGPSLFDLLQGTLIPSVQLQVEPLPQDHSPELFLNPPTTPNSSSISSESTAGQNDEQTKEIVDGEEEEEEEEEEENHKTKKLLKPKKTASQKRQREPRFAFMTKSEVDHLEDGYRWRKYGQKAVKNSPFPRSYYRCTSASCNVKKRVERSCNDPSIVVTTYEGQHTHPTPVMPRSPAAVHALPPYSAFSAPDGPSAEMVLSHPQQHFNFSVLLNCGYTHAGPTNNTVSSGGGGGQSLRFCSDQSSALLTDHGLLQDVVPWSATKKEE, from the exons ATGGAGTTGTTAGAGTACGGTGAAGCTGAAAAGAGCAGCAGCTCATTAGGGTTCATGGAGCTGCTGAGTATGCAAGACTTTGGCCCTTCTCTCTTTGATCTCTTGCAAGGGACTCTTATACCATCTGTGCAACTGCAAGTGGAACCCTTGCCTCAGGACCATTCACCTGAGCTGTTCCTCAATCCACCAACCACACCCAATTCTTCCTCTATTTCTTCAGAATCAACTGCTGGCCAGAATGATGAACAGACTAAAGAGATAGTGgatggagaagaagaggaggaggaggaggaggaggaggaaaatCACAAGACTAAGAAACT GTTGAAACCCAAGAAAACAGCGAGTCAGAAGAGGCAGAGAGAGCCAAGATTTGCTTTCATGACAAAGAGCGAGGTTGATCATCTGGAAGATGGCTACCGATGGAGAAAGTATGGCCAAAAAGCTGTCAAGAACAGCCCTTTTCCTAG GAGCTATTATAGGTGCACAAGTGCATCATGTAATGTCAAAAAAAGGGTTGAGAGATCTTGCAATGATCCTAGCATTGTCGTCACAACATATGAAGGTCAACACACGCATCCAACCCCAGTAATGCCGCGGTCCCCTGCCGCTGTCCACGCGCTACCACCCTATTCCGCCTTCTCGGCCCCAGATGGTCCGTCTGCAGAAATGGTTCTATCTCATCCTCAACaacatttcaatttctcaGTTCTCTTGAACTGTGGTTACACTCATGCAGGTCCCACCAACAACACTGTTAGttctggtggtggtggtggacaAAGTTTGCGCTTTTGCTCTGATCAGTCTTCTGCTTTGCTGACTGACCATGGGCTTCTTCAAGATGTTGTGCCATGGTCGGCAACCAAAAAGGAAGAGTAG
- the LOC105163341 gene encoding putative ubiquitin-conjugating enzyme E2 38 yields MDQHLPSASNIERRKTNSEDLEIKKIFGEIEEIEDAVERSFNRFRNFDIISHPPRDHHYLSYRPHGLEKTVCGSNFSRRIEQEWSLLAENIPNSIFVRAYQHRIDLLRAAIIGPPGTPYHHCLFFFDICFPRNYPSTPPKLHYRSYNLDLNPSLWRDGRVCLTPCETWFDRLKQNWLGNNNKGKWNPNESNLLQVLRGIQDLISSSSPHSLEHSRFMSTCEKMIRILRQPPQDFEDFVAGHFRKRAHPVLLKFKENNYDSKLMIDLFVSLFKAFETNGAYCKHHLDFLRPRNQQNQ; encoded by the coding sequence atgGATCAACATCTTCCATCAGCGTCCAACATAGAAAGGAGAAAAACCAATTCTGAAGACCTAGAAATTAAGAAGATATTTGGGGAGATAGAAGAGATAGAGGATGCAGTTGAACGGAGTTTCAATCGTTTCAGGAACTTCGACATAATTAGCCATCCTCCTCGTGATCACCATTACTTGAGTTACAGGCCTCACGGTTTGGAAAAGACTGTTTGTGGATCTAATTTCAGCAGAAGGATTGAACAAGAATGGAGTCTATTGGCTGAAAACATACCGAATTCTATTTTCGTAAGGGCATATCAACATAGGATTGATCTACTGAGGGCAGCCATTATTGGCCCACCGGGCACTCCCTATCACCATTGCTTGTTCTTCTTCGACATATGTTTCCCGAGAAACTATCCATCTACTCCACCAAAGCTCCATTACCGCTCCTATAACCTTGATTTGAACCCAAGCCTATGGCGTGATGGCAGGGTTTGCCTTACCCCTTGTGAAACATGGTTCGACCGCCTGAAGCAGAATTGGCTAGGAAACAATAACAAAGGGAAGTGGAACCCTAATGAGTCTAATCTTCTGCAAGTTCTTAGAGGGATTCAGGATCTAATCTCGAGTTCAAGCCCACATTCTCTGGAGCATTCTCGTTTCATGTCAACGTGTGAGAAGATGATTAGGATTTTAAGACAACCTCCACAGGATTTTGAAGATTTCGTGGCGGGACACTTCAGGAAAAGGGCTCATCCAGTTTTGcttaaattcaaagaaaacaattaTGACAGCAAGCTTATGATCGATCTGTTCGTGAGTTTGTTTAAGGCGTTTGAAACGAATGGAGCTTATTGCAAGCACCATCTAGATTTCTTGAGACCAAGAAACCAGCAAAATCAGTAA
- the LOC105163029 gene encoding stachyose synthase, whose amino-acid sequence MAPPSDPVNSTFSVLKSSKTDSFFQLRDGKLSVRDFPLLTEIPSNVTFKPFSSVCQSSEAPLPLFQRAHSLSFKGGFLGFSQNASADRLTNSLGKFTGRDFVSIFRFKTWWSTQWVGKSGSDVQMETQWVMLDVPEIKSYVVVIPIVEGKFRSALHPGKDGHMLICAESGSTQVKASSFDAIAYVHVSDNPYTLMKEAYTAVRVHLNTFKLIEEKTPPPLVNKFGWCTWDAFYLTVEPAGIWHGVKEFADGGMSPRFLIIDDGWQSINLDGQDPHEDAKNLVLGGTQMTARLHRLDECEKFRKYKGGLMLGPDRPPFDPKKPKMLISKAIEIEVAEKSRDKAAQSGVTDLSQFDAQIEKLQKELDEMFGGGGEEKGSSKGCASCSCKSENFGMKAFTRDLRQNFKGLDDIYVWHALAGAWGGVRPGATHLKSKIQACKLSPGLDGTMTDLAVVKIIEGSIGLVDPDQADDFYDSMHSYLSKVGITGVKVDVIHMLEYVSEEYGGRVELAKAYYKGLSKSLSKNFKGTGLISSMQQCNDFFLLGTEQISMGRVGDDFWFQDPNGDPMGVYWLQGVHMIHCAYNSMWMGQFIQPDWDMFQSDHLCAKFHAGSRAICGGPVYVSDSLGGHDFDLLRKLVFPDGTIPKCIHFALPTRDCLFKNPLFDNKTILKIWNFNKYGGVIGAFNCQGAGWDPKEQRIKGYSQCYKPLSGSVHASDLEWDQKKEANEMGKAEEYAVYLSEEEKLFLTKPDSDPISITLQPSTFEIFSFVPIKKIGEAVKFAPIGLTNLFNAGGTIQGVVYDESIAKIEVKGEGNFLAYSSVKPKKSYVNGGEVGFKWSENGKLGLNIPWYEECGGISNVTFVF is encoded by the exons ATGGCGCCCCCCAGTGACCCCGTCAACTCAACTTTCAGCGTCCTCAAATCCAGCAAAACAGACAGTTTTTTTCAACTTCGTGATGGAAAACTCTCCGTCCGGGATTTTCCTTTACTCACTGAAATTCCCAGCAATGTCACTTTCAAACCCTTCTCCTCCGTGTGCCAATCCTCTGAGGCACCCCTTCCCCTGTTCCAGCGCGCCCACTCCCTGTCTTTCAAGGGCGGATTCCTCGGGTTCAGTCAGAACGCCTCCGCCGATCGCCTGACGAATTCCCTTGGTAAATTCACTGGCAGGGATTTCGTCAGCATTTTCAGGTTTAAAACCTGGTGGTCCACTCAATGGGTTGGGAAATCGGGTTCCGACGTACAGATGGAAACACAATGGGTGATGTTGGACGTACCCGAAATAAAGTCTTATGTTGTCGTAATCCCAATAGTTGAAGGAAAATTCAGATCGGCTCTTCATCCTGGTAAGGATGGCCACATGTTGATTTGTGCGGAGAGTGGCTCCACTCAAGTGAAAGCGTCGTCTTTCGATGCAATTGCCTACGTTCATGTCTCTGACAACCCTTACACTTTGATGAAAGAGGCTTACACTGCTGTTAGAGTTCATCTCAATACATTCAAGCTTATTGAAGAGAAAACACCACCACCCCTCGTGAATAAATTTGGTTGGTGCACTTGGGATGCCTTTTACTTGACTGTGGAGCCTGCTGGAATTTGGCATGGAGTAAAAGAATTTGCCGATGGAGGAATGTCTCCGAGGTTTCTGATCATCGATGATGGCTGGCAAAGCATCAATCTCGATGGACAGGATCCGCATGAGGACGCCAAGAACCTTGTACTAGGGGGAACTCAAATGACTGCCAGGCTTCACAGGCTTGATGAATGTGAAAAGTTCAGGAAATACAAGGGTGGATTGATGTTGGGGCCTGATCGTCCCCCGTTCGATCCCAAGAAGCCAAAGATGTTGATTTCTAAGGCTATTGAGATTGAAGTTGCTGAGAAATCCCGTGACAAGGCAGCTCAATCTGGGGTCACCGATTTGTCTCAGTTTGATGCTCAGATTGAGAAACTGCAGAAAGAATTGGACGAAATgtttggtggtggtggagaagAAAAGGGTTCGAGCAAAGGGTGTGCAAGTTGCTCTTGCAAGTCTGAAAACTTTGGTATGAAAGCATTTACCAGAGATTTGAGGCAAAATTTCAAAGGGTTGGatgatatatatgtttggCATGCATTGGCTGGTGCCTGGGGAGGGGTCAGGCCTGGGGCAACTCATCTCAAATCCAAAATTCAGGCCTGCAAATTGTCTCCCGGACTCGATGGGACCATGACTGATCTTGCAGTGGTGAAAATCATCGAGGGCTCGATCGGACTTGTGGATCCCGATCAAGCTGATGATTTCTACGACTCCATGCACTCTTACCTTTCCAAAGTTGGGATTACAGGAGTGAAAGTTGATGTTATTCAT ATGCTTGAATATGTTTCTGAAGAATATGGAGGCAGAGTTGAGCTGGCAAAGGCTTATTATAAAGGGCTCTCAAAGTCCCTTTCCAAGAACTTCAAGGGAACTGGGCTCATCTCCAGTATGCAGCAATGCAATGACTTCTTTTTACTTGGAACGGAACAGATATCCATGGGAAGAGTTG GGGACGATTTCTGGTTCCAAGACCCCAATGGTGACCCCATGGGAGTGTATTGGCTACAAGGGGTCCACATGATCCACTGTGCATACAACAGCATGTGGATGGGGCAATTCATCCAACCAGATTGGGACATGTTTCAATCTGACCATCTGTGTGCAAAATTCCATGCTGGCTCAAGGGCTATCTGTGGAGGTCCTGTTTATGTAAGTGATTCTTTGGGTGGCCATGATTTTGATCTTCTGAGGAAGCTGGTTTTCCCTGATGGTACTATTCCCAAGTGCATCCATTTTGCCCTCCCAACTAGAGACTGTCTCTTCAAGAACCCACTCTTTGACAACAAGACCATTCTCAAGATTTGGAACTTCAACAAG TATGGAGGTGTCATTGGCGCTTTCAACTGCCAAGGAGCTGGTTGGGACCCCAAGGAACAAAGGATAAAGGGATACTCTCAATGCTACAAGCCGCTATCCGGTTCAGTTCATGCGAGTGACCTCGAGTGGGATCAGAAGAAAGAAGCAAACGAAATGGGAAAAGCAGAGGAATATGCAGTCTATCTGAGTGAGGAAGAGAAACTATTCTTAACAAAACCGGATTCTGATCCCATCTCAATCACCCTTCAGCCCTCAACGTTCGAGATCTTCAGCTTCGTCCCAATCAAGAAGATCGGTGAGGCTGTCAAGTTTGCGCCTATTGGACTAACCAACTTGTTCAATGCCGGAGGAACGATTCAGGGAGTTGTTTACGATGAATCCATAGCGAAAATTGAAGTGAAGGGCGAAGGAAACTTCTTGGCGTATTCAAGTGTTAAACCTAAGAAATCGTATGTGAATGGAGGTGAAGTGGGTTTCAAGTGGTCGGAAAATGGGAAGCTAGGATTGAACATTCCTTGGTATGAAGAGTGTGGTGGGATTTCTAACGTAACTTTTGTTTTCTGA
- the LOC105163342 gene encoding glycine-rich cell wall structural protein, translating into MGKPNFKNGGFFVMILLLGMFVVQNVDGRKIEKETFGEGGLGGGGGGGGGLGGGVGGGAGGGFGKGGGLGGGVGGGGGGGAGGGFGGGVGGGGGAGVGGGFGGGKGGGLGGGAGGGAGGGFGGGKGGGVGGGFGGGKGGGGGLGGGSGGGAGGGFGGGGGAGGGFGGGKGGGVGGGFGGGKGGGAGGGLGGGGGAGGGVGGGFGGGKGGGAGGGLGGGGGAGGGLGGGGGVGGGFGGGVGGGGGIGGGSGGGAGGGFGGGAGGGGGFGGGAGGGGGFGGGH; encoded by the coding sequence ATGGGGAAGCCTAATTTCAAAAATGGTGGGTTTTTTGTTATGATCTTGTTATTGGGTATGTTTGTGGTGCAGAATGTTGATGGACGGAAGATTGAGAAAGAAACCTTTGGTGAAGGTGGccttggtggtggtggtggcggcggcggcggaCTAGGGGGAGGTGTTGGAGGTGGTGCTGGTGGAGGATTTGGCAAAGGTGGTGGACTTGGAGGAGGGGTaggcggtggtggtggtggtggtgcagGTGGTGGATTTGGTGGGGGAGTAGGTGGAGGTGGGGGTGCTGGTGTTGGAGGTGGTTTTGGTGGTGGAAAGGGTGGAGGTCTTGGGGGTGGAGCTGGTGGTGGTGCAGGAGGAGGATTTGGAGGTGGCAAGGGAGGTGGTGTTGGTGGTGGATTTGGAGGGGGCAAAGGTGGTGGCGGAGGCCTAGGAGGTGGATCAGGTGGTGGTGCAGGAGGAGGATTTGGCGGTGGTGGCGGTGCTGGTGGAGGATTTGGAGGTGGCAAAGGTGGTGGTGTTGGTGGAGGATTCGGTGGTGGCAAAGGTGGTGGTGCAGGAGGAGGATTGGGCGGTGGAGGTGGTGCTGGGGGTGGTGTTGGTGGAGGATTCGGTGGTGGCAAAGGTGGCGGTGCGGGAGGAGGATTAGGTGGTGGAGGTGGCGCTGGTGGAGGATTAGGTGGTGGAGGTGGCGTTGGTGGAGGATTTGGTGGAGGAGtaggtggtggtggaggaaTAGGAGGAGGCAGTGGTGGTGGTGCAGGAGGAGGATTTGGTGGAGgagctggtggtggtggaggttTCGGAGGAGGAGCTGGGGGAGGTGGAGGCTTTGGTGGCGGGCACTAG
- the LOC105163030 gene encoding pentatricopeptide repeat-containing protein At2g31400, chloroplastic yields the protein MASSTPPPHCTLTTTKPSHNHHFHHLQNHQRHQRSSSHQHHNWTPQKFSLINHASHAASPRPPPPSATAAAAVGSPNFPCLSAADFTGRRSTRFVSKMHFGRPRSTASSRHSAAAEEALYQAINCNGELKSMDDILLSFESKLIASDDYTFLLRELGNRGDWLKAMQCFEFAINRERRRTELGKLASSMISTLGRLGKVDLAKKVFENAVHEGYGNTVYAYSALISAYAKSGYCDEAIRVFESMKDSGLKPNLVTYNALIDACGKGGADYKRALEIFDEMLQNGVQPDRITYNSLLAVCSGAGLWESARSLFDEMVYKGIDQDIYTYNTLLDAACSGGHMDVAFDIMAEMPAKNILPNEVTYSTMIRGCAKSGRLDRALNLFNEMKFAGIKLDRVSYNTLLAIYASLGRFDEAFAVGKEMESIGIKKDVVTYNALLDGFGKQGMYDKVKELFAEMKKEHLSPNLLTYSTLISVYSKGGLYKEAMEVYREFKRHGLKADVVFYSKLIDALCKKGLVESSAFLLDEMMMEGIQPNVVTYNSIINAFGVSENVDLLESQIESSKKMVIQHIPDSEIEDKEDKIIEVFKQLACGKSGHEKRDQRGRKDFRCVLGVFRKMHEMEIKPNVVTFSAILNACSRCNSFEEASLLLEELRLFDNQVYGVAHGLLMGYNEKTWSQALLLFDEVKRMDSSTASAFYNALTDMLWHFGQKRGAQLVVLEGKRREVWENTWSESCLDLHLMSSGAARAMVHAWLLNIRSIVYEGHELPKLLSILTGWGKHSKVVGDGALKRTVEALLLSIGAPFRVAKCNIGRFISTGAVVAAWLRESGTLNVLVLQDARTHSGSRRFDVVPNLQELPL from the exons ATGGCCTCCTCTACTCCGCCCCCGCACTGTACTCTGACCACCACCAAACCCTCCCATAACCACCACTTCCACCACCTCCAAAATCATCAGCGCCACCAGCGTAGTTCCTCTCACCAGCACCACAACTGGACCCCTCAAAAGTTTTCTTTGATCAACCATGCTTCTCATGCCGCTTCCCCTAGGCCTCCTCCCCCCTCCGCCACTGCCGCTGCCGCAGTTGGAAGCCCTAACTTCCCTTGTCTCTCCGCCGCTGATTTCACAGGTCGCCGCTCCACAAGATTTGTCTCAAAAATGCACTTTGGCCGCCCTAGGTCCACTGCCTCCAGCCGCCACTCCGCTGCTGCCGAGGAGGCGCTCTACCAAGCTATTAATTGTAATGGCGAGCTAAAAAGCATGGATGATATTTTACTTAGTTTTGAGTCGAAGCTTATTGCGTCTGACGATTATACCTTTTTGCTACGAGAGCTGGGGAATAGAGGGGATTGGTTGAAGGCGATGCAATGTTTTGAGTTTGCAATCAATCGCGAAAGGAGAAGGACTGAGCTGGGGAAATTGGCTAGCTCGATGATTAGTACTCTTGGTAGATTAGGCAAAGTTGATTTAGCCAAGAAAGTTTTTGAGAATGCAGTGCATGAAGGGTATGGAAATACTGTTTACGCTTATTCTGCTTTGATTAGTGCTTATGCAAAGAGTGGATACTGTGATGAGGCTATTAGGGTGTTCGAGAGTATGAAAGACTCCGGCTTGAAGCCAAATTTAGTGACTTATAATGCTTTGATTGATGCATGTGGAAAAGGGGGTGCAGATTATAAGAGGGCTTTGGAGATTTTTGATGAGATGTTGCAGAATGGGGTGCAACCAGATAGGATTACCTACAATTCACTTCTTGCAGTCTGTAGTGGTGCGGGGTTGTGGGAGAGCGCGAGGAGTTTGTTTGATGAGATGGTTTATAAGGGGATAGatcaagatatatatacatataataccCTTTTGGATGCTGCATGTAGTGGTGGGCACATGGATGTGGCTTTTGATATAATGGCTGAGATGCCTGCAAAGAATATCCTGCCGAATGAGGTAACATATAGCACTATGATTCGTGGGTGTGCCAAGTCAGGGAGACTGGACAGGGCTCTGAATTTGTTCAATGAGATGAAGTTTGCGGGTATTAAATTGGACAGAGTGTCTTATAATACGTTGCTTGCTATTTATGCTAGTCTTGGCAGGTTTGATGAGGCTTTTGCTGTTGGTAAGGAGATGGAGAGCATTGGGATTAAGAAAGATGTTGTGACTTACAATGCTCTGCTGGATGGATTTGGTAAGCAGGGGATGTATGATAAGGTTAAGGAACTGTTTgcagaaatgaaaaaggaacATCTCTCTCCTAACTTGTTAACTTACTCAACATTAATCAGTGTTTATTCCAAAGGAGGTCTATACAAAGAGGCAATGGAGGTATACAGGGAATTCAAGCGACATGGTCTGAAGGCTGATGTCGTTTTCTACAGCAAACTGATTGATGCCCTGTGTAAGAAGGGGCTGGTGGAATCATCTGCATTCTTGCTtgatgagatgatgatggaAGGCATCCAACCTAATGTTGTTACTTACAACTCAATCATTAATGCCTTTGGTGTGTCAGAAAATGTTGATCTTTTAGAGTCTCAGATAGAATCCTCCAAAAAAATGGTGATTCAGCATATTCCCGACAGTGAGATCGAAGACAAAGAGGACAAAATAATAGAAGTTTTTAAGCAGTTGGCTTGTGGAAAATCAGGTCATGAAAAGCGTGATCAGAGGGGGCGAAAGGATTTCCGATGTGTTTTGGGCGTTTTCCGTAAGATGCATGAGATGGAAATAAAGCCCAATGTCGTTACCTTCTCAGCAATTCTTAATGCTTGCAG CCGTTGTAATTCATTTGAAGAAGCTTCATTGCTACTAGAGGAATTGCGTCTCTTTGATAATCAAGTTTATGGAGTGGCACATGGGCTTCTCATGGGTTACAATGAGAAAACTTGGTCGCAAGCTCTATTGCTTTTTGATGAGGTGAAGCGAATGGACTCTTCAACAGCCTCTGCTTTTTACAATGCTTTGACTGACATGCTATGGCACTTTGGCCAG AAGAGAGGTGCTCAACTTGTGGTGCTCGAAGGAAAACGTCGAGAAGTATGGGAAAATACTTGGTCTGAGTCATGCCTGGATTTGCATCTTATGTCCTCTGGTGCAGCAAGGGCAATGGTTCATGCCTGGTTGCTGAATATCCGCTCTATCGTTTATGAAGGCCACGAGTTGCCAAAGCTGCTGAG CATATTGACGGGGTGGGGCAAGCACAGCAAAGTAGTGGGTGATGGTGCACTTAAGCGCACGGTTGAAGCTCTGCTCCTCAGCATAGGTGCGCCGTTTCGTGTTGCAAAGTGTAATATTGGGAGGTTTATATCAACTGGAGCCGTGGTGGCTGCTTGGTTGAGGGAATCAGGCACACTAAATGTGCTGGTTCTTCAGGATGCCAGAACCCATTCAGGCAGCAGAAGGTTTGACGTTGTCCCAAATTTACAAGAGTTAccattgtag